Proteins encoded together in one Lachnospiraceae bacterium JLR.KK008 window:
- a CDS encoding IS30 family transposase, which yields MSNLIPGNQKHLSLQDRLYIEKALSSATSFKDIARFLCKDPSTISKEVKKHRLSDWYHKGTFYNAHNFCIHRYHCRKTNVCGKIILCGIKCTSCPSCNQTCRDFARERCGRLDKAPYVCNGCDKALHKCTIAHKYVYDARFAHRKYTETLSSSRSGLNMTKTELAKKDKLVSHLVYQGQSPYQIVANHPELDMSVRSVYTYIDKGLFTARNIDLKRKTKFRPRKCHKTQITNREVFSGRMYSDFLLLDPDYRERAAEMDTVHSSRDSKKVLLTFYLRKEKLFLAFLMNRCTTGAVRIVFDRLKNRLDTDFHLLFHTVLTDRGSEFGDPDSLETDIYGEKCSSVFYCDPMRSGQKGGVENAHTLLRMVLPKGTSFEFLTQWDVNLIVNHINSMPRESLGGRTPYEAALWTYGARTLKALQLRPIPPDEVNLTPKLIRFNH from the coding sequence ATGAGCAATCTTATACCTGGCAATCAAAAACATCTCTCCTTGCAGGATCGGCTTTACATTGAAAAAGCCCTTTCCTCTGCAACATCCTTTAAAGACATTGCACGCTTCCTCTGCAAAGATCCCTCTACCATTTCTAAAGAGGTCAAAAAGCACCGGCTCAGCGACTGGTATCACAAGGGCACCTTCTACAATGCCCATAACTTCTGCATCCACAGATATCACTGTCGAAAAACAAATGTCTGTGGCAAGATCATCCTTTGTGGGATCAAGTGCACCTCCTGTCCATCCTGTAACCAGACATGCAGAGATTTTGCCCGGGAACGATGCGGCCGTCTGGACAAGGCCCCTTATGTCTGCAATGGCTGCGACAAGGCGCTCCATAAATGTACCATCGCCCACAAATATGTGTACGATGCCCGTTTTGCACACCGTAAATACACTGAGACCCTAAGCTCTTCCCGAAGCGGCTTAAACATGACAAAGACCGAACTGGCAAAGAAAGACAAGCTGGTTTCCCATCTGGTCTATCAAGGACAGTCCCCTTATCAGATCGTGGCAAACCATCCGGAGCTGGATATGTCCGTCCGTTCCGTCTACACCTACATCGATAAGGGACTCTTTACAGCCAGGAATATCGACCTGAAACGCAAGACGAAGTTCCGGCCCCGCAAGTGCCACAAAACACAGATTACCAACCGTGAAGTGTTTTCAGGCCGCATGTACAGTGATTTTCTCCTGCTCGACCCGGACTATAGAGAGAGGGCCGCTGAAATGGATACCGTACATTCTTCGAGAGACTCTAAAAAAGTACTGCTCACTTTCTATCTGCGCAAGGAAAAGCTGTTTCTTGCCTTCCTGATGAACCGATGCACAACCGGCGCTGTCCGCATAGTCTTTGACCGGCTTAAAAACCGTCTGGATACCGATTTCCATCTTCTGTTCCATACCGTCCTTACAGACCGGGGTTCGGAATTCGGTGACCCAGACTCTCTGGAAACCGACATATACGGAGAAAAATGCTCCAGCGTCTTCTACTGTGACCCTATGCGAAGCGGACAAAAAGGCGGTGTTGAAAACGCACACACCCTGCTCCGGATGGTTCTCCCAAAAGGCACCAGTTTTGAATTCCTGACCCAGTGGGATGTGAACCTGATCGTAAACCACATCAACTCCATGCCGCGGGAAAGCCTTGGCGGGCGCACTCCTTATGAAGCAGCATTATGGACTTATGGGGCCCGCACTTTAAAAGCACTTCAGCTTAGACCGATTCCTCCCGATGAAGTCAACCTGACGCCTAAGCTGATACGCTTTAACCACTAA
- a CDS encoding recombinase family protein: protein MSIVQLQVALYLRLSKEDADKIHAGDDSASIVNQRLLLTDYALSQGWAIADTYIDDDYSGLYDDRPGFDRLIRDSRLGKFQIVLCKSQSRFTRNMEHLEKYLHHDFLLLGIRFIGLVDGVDTSVEGNKKTRQIYGLTNEWYCEDLSRNIKSVFRQKMKAGQFLGSFAPYGYLRDPQDGHKFIVDEYAAGVVNMIFDLALEGYGSKVISHILEDKGIDNPTVYKKKQGNYANKKAEEFSVKYNFWSTTTINRILGNDTYLGVLTQGRWEKVSYKDKKVVETTKDKWVVIKDHHVPIVSRDKFDKVQKMKARRRRATEGGKVHKLAGKLRCADCGSTLIKSGYTNSKMEDWILRCQLANKSRKKFCTTHLIYYSVIEKVVLDNIRALVSGVLENQGRKEQLSQVLNRFMGSRTKMEELRKEQGSYRDRKIALERKLSLLYDDRVSGIVTDQQFRQLKTEVDREYDSVSKAITALDDKLAALEQEQKEKRSIEELIDKYCSFDELTHEMAADFIDYIEVGEKDPETGRQEIRIHWNL from the coding sequence GTGAGTATTGTTCAGTTACAGGTAGCCTTGTATCTGCGTTTGAGTAAGGAGGATGCCGACAAGATCCATGCAGGGGACGACAGTGCGAGTATTGTCAATCAGCGCCTGCTCCTGACCGATTATGCGTTGTCGCAGGGGTGGGCGATTGCCGATACGTATATTGATGACGATTATTCGGGTTTGTATGACGACCGGCCGGGCTTTGACCGTCTGATCCGGGACAGCCGGCTGGGCAAGTTTCAGATCGTGCTCTGCAAGTCACAGTCACGGTTTACGCGCAATATGGAACATCTGGAGAAATATCTGCATCATGATTTTCTATTGCTCGGCATCCGTTTTATCGGTCTGGTGGACGGCGTGGACACAAGCGTGGAAGGGAATAAAAAGACCAGACAGATCTATGGCCTGACAAATGAATGGTACTGTGAAGATCTTTCCAGAAATATCAAGTCGGTATTTCGCCAGAAGATGAAAGCCGGACAATTTCTCGGTTCGTTTGCGCCGTACGGGTATTTACGTGATCCGCAGGACGGCCATAAATTCATTGTTGACGAGTATGCGGCCGGCGTTGTCAATATGATCTTTGATCTTGCTCTCGAGGGGTATGGCTCAAAGGTAATCAGTCACATACTGGAAGACAAAGGGATCGACAACCCGACGGTATACAAAAAGAAACAGGGAAACTATGCGAACAAAAAGGCGGAAGAGTTCAGCGTCAAATACAACTTCTGGAGCACGACGACAATTAACAGGATTCTTGGGAATGACACTTATCTGGGAGTTTTGACACAGGGACGCTGGGAAAAAGTCAGCTACAAGGATAAAAAGGTCGTGGAGACGACAAAAGATAAATGGGTCGTCATCAAAGACCATCATGTGCCGATCGTTTCCCGGGATAAATTCGATAAAGTACAGAAGATGAAAGCGCGCCGCAGAAGGGCGACAGAGGGCGGGAAGGTACATAAACTGGCGGGCAAGCTGCGGTGTGCGGACTGCGGGTCAACACTGATTAAGTCCGGATATACGAACAGCAAGATGGAAGACTGGATCCTGCGGTGCCAGTTAGCCAATAAATCCCGAAAAAAATTCTGTACGACGCATCTGATTTATTACTCTGTCATTGAAAAGGTCGTACTCGACAATATCAGAGCGCTCGTCTCCGGCGTGCTGGAGAATCAGGGCAGAAAAGAGCAGTTGTCGCAGGTTTTGAATCGATTTATGGGAAGTCGTACGAAGATGGAAGAGCTGCGGAAGGAACAGGGCAGTTATCGTGATAGGAAAATTGCCCTGGAACGAAAACTTTCCTTATTATATGATGACAGAGTCAGCGGTATCGTGACGGATCAGCAGTTCCGGCAGTTAAAGACGGAGGTTGACAGAGAGTATGATAGCGTATCAAAGGCAATTACTGCCCTGGACGATAAACTGGCAGCCCTGGAGCAGGAACAGAAGGAAAAGAGAAGCATCGAGGAGCTGATTGATAAATATTGCAGTTTTGATGAGCTGACGCATGAGATGGCCGCGGACTTTATCGATTACATAGAAGTGGGCGAAAAGGATCCGGAAACGGGCAGACAGGAAATCAGGATACACTGGAACTTATAA
- a CDS encoding type II toxin-antitoxin system HicA family toxin translates to MPMTPREMIKHLKKNGFKIVSQNGSHVKMKNDTTGHQTEVPYHSTSLKKGLEQAILKQAGLK, encoded by the coding sequence ATACCAATGACACCACGAGAGATGATAAAACATCTCAAGAAAAACGGATTTAAAATAGTCAGTCAAAATGGTTCTCATGTTAAAATGAAAAACGATACGACTGGGCATCAAACTGAAGTTCCTTATCATAGCACAAGCCTGAAAAAAGGTCTTGAACAAGCCATATTAAAACAGGCAGGTCTCAAATAA
- a CDS encoding DUF6075 family protein, translated as MDIIFRDDEHQDFFYTALEHCRNKDVYHMALLYCLGVSADTRNHVWEVYDFEDDCVKTECLTEGWITSGSAKIIRLALNLYCNGTPSVSIEGDDPERQLKECRRYTVEELFCCSYARYFWQAVQIRFPEYC; from the coding sequence ATGGATATTATTTTCAGAGATGATGAGCATCAGGATTTTTTCTATACGGCGTTAGAACATTGCAGAAATAAGGATGTATACCATATGGCGTTACTGTATTGTCTTGGCGTCAGTGCAGATACAAGAAATCATGTCTGGGAGGTTTATGATTTTGAGGACGACTGTGTGAAAACTGAATGCCTGACAGAGGGATGGATCACCAGTGGTAGTGCAAAGATCATCCGACTGGCGTTGAATCTGTATTGCAACGGCACGCCGAGCGTATCTATTGAGGGAGACGATCCGGAGAGGCAGTTAAAAGAATGCAGAAGATATACGGTGGAAGAGCTGTTTTGTTGTAGTTATGCCAGGTACTTCTGGCAGGCGGTACAGATCCGGTTTCCGGAATATTGCTGA
- a CDS encoding DUF4417 domain-containing protein: MIYRKQRNYENINRWKFPGTGQYTIPEIYPIQCDPCEYIGFNYALGYRQPVQKGVHFFLDDYQFSRIWENPDKYMPVLKRFRFVMSPDFSLYADFPKALQIYNHYRKHWLGAYMQLHGIKVVATIGWSDRDSYEWCFDGEPAGSCVAVSSVGCIKNKICRARFVEGYQEMIKRLKPTQIIFHGSVPEECQGNIVRITKFQDKFSRAVMPQW, from the coding sequence ATGATCTATCGAAAACAGAGAAACTATGAAAATATCAATCGTTGGAAGTTTCCGGGAACGGGACAGTACACGATTCCGGAGATATATCCGATCCAGTGCGATCCGTGCGAGTACATAGGATTTAATTATGCGCTTGGTTACAGACAGCCGGTGCAGAAAGGGGTGCACTTCTTTCTCGATGATTATCAGTTTAGCCGGATATGGGAGAATCCGGATAAATATATGCCTGTGCTGAAGAGATTCCGGTTTGTGATGTCTCCGGATTTCAGCCTGTACGCGGACTTTCCCAAAGCGCTGCAGATCTATAATCATTATCGGAAACACTGGCTGGGCGCCTATATGCAGCTCCATGGGATCAAAGTAGTGGCTACGATAGGCTGGAGCGACAGAGACAGCTACGAATGGTGCTTTGACGGGGAACCAGCGGGAAGCTGCGTCGCAGTATCGTCCGTTGGCTGTATAAAGAACAAAATCTGCCGGGCAAGGTTTGTGGAAGGGTATCAGGAGATGATAAAACGGCTGAAACCTACACAGATCATTTTCCACGGGTCCGTTCCGGAAGAATGCCAGGGAAACATTGTCAGGATCACCAAATTTCAGGACAAGTTCAGCAGGGCGGTGATGCCACAGTGGTGA
- a CDS encoding ParB/RepB/Spo0J family partition protein, which translates to MTMKPLEELFGISDQDLDSDRPFRMLDLDPAAVKDFPGHPFAVKMDGDMAELVESIRQRGVLHPGIARPAPGGGYEAIAGHRRKTACTLAGVATMPFMVRDYSDDEAVLIMVESNIQREQISIKEKAFSYRMHMEAQKRLQKIRPEGNPDQKIVEGRERIGGTGDTKLRRSDEILAQKTGESRNTIQRYIRLTWLIPELMDMTDAGQLPVIAASDLSYLRHGEQRRLLQYMQDHHITPNGRQAQNLKEYSRAGSVTEDVLDMVLQTEQAARTPQRIILKRDLLSQYFPEDYKVEDMESVIVSLLEKWRQTAGKKDSQQIPGQTDLATLEGGRYLP; encoded by the coding sequence ATGACGATGAAGCCGCTGGAAGAACTGTTTGGCATTTCGGATCAGGATTTGGATTCCGACCGGCCTTTCCGGATGCTTGATCTGGATCCGGCGGCAGTCAAAGACTTTCCGGGACATCCGTTTGCCGTGAAGATGGACGGGGATATGGCGGAGCTTGTAGAGAGTATCCGGCAACGGGGAGTCTTACATCCGGGCATCGCCAGGCCGGCGCCGGGAGGAGGATATGAAGCGATCGCCGGTCACAGGCGCAAGACGGCCTGTACGCTTGCCGGAGTTGCCACGATGCCGTTTATGGTGAGAGATTACAGCGATGACGAGGCCGTTCTCATTATGGTGGAATCCAATATCCAGCGGGAGCAGATCAGTATCAAAGAAAAGGCTTTTTCCTACCGGATGCACATGGAGGCGCAAAAACGTCTGCAAAAGATACGGCCAGAAGGAAATCCTGATCAGAAAATAGTGGAAGGCAGGGAGCGCATCGGAGGAACAGGAGATACGAAGCTCCGGCGTTCGGACGAGATACTGGCACAGAAGACCGGGGAGAGCAGGAACACGATACAGAGATACATCAGACTGACCTGGCTGATCCCGGAGCTGATGGATATGACAGACGCCGGACAACTGCCGGTGATCGCGGCGTCAGACCTGTCTTATCTGCGACATGGAGAACAGCGGAGACTCCTGCAGTATATGCAGGATCATCATATTACACCGAACGGCAGGCAGGCGCAGAATCTGAAGGAATACAGCAGGGCGGGCAGTGTGACGGAGGACGTCCTGGATATGGTATTGCAGACAGAGCAGGCAGCGCGGACACCGCAAAGGATCATATTAAAAAGAGACCTGCTTTCTCAATACTTTCCGGAGGATTACAAGGTGGAAGATATGGAGAGCGTCATCGTTTCCTTGTTGGAAAAATGGCGTCAGACAGCTGGGAAGAAGGATTCGCAGCAGATTCCGGGACAGACGGACCTTGCTACGCTGGAGGGCGGCAGGTATCTGCCATGA
- a CDS encoding metal-dependent hydrolase: MMAASHRLGGVAAGMLTAGILTSPDDVAGKAVLLSAAVLGSLIPDIDHPRSSISRRHRGISVAVGIFQTLLRGLGNLLPRRQEQYVRGAAGHRGASHSLFMAVLCTLLVSAGAIALPAWKETVFLASWGVGVGVLSHLFLDMLAGGVSLLFPFTMKRITLARIRTGGPLEWMVRMLMAGALILLAGNELLRWR, translated from the coding sequence ATGATGGCAGCATCACATCGGTTGGGCGGCGTGGCGGCAGGAATGCTTACGGCGGGTATCCTGACATCGCCGGACGACGTGGCAGGGAAAGCGGTCTTATTGTCCGCGGCAGTATTGGGGAGTCTGATTCCTGACATCGATCATCCGCGCAGCAGCATCAGCAGACGGCATCGCGGGATCAGTGTGGCCGTAGGTATCTTTCAGACGTTACTGCGTGGCCTGGGGAACCTGTTGCCACGCAGGCAGGAGCAGTATGTCAGAGGGGCGGCAGGGCATAGAGGGGCCAGTCATTCTCTGTTTATGGCAGTTCTCTGTACCCTGCTGGTGTCAGCGGGAGCGATCGCGCTGCCGGCATGGAAAGAGACGGTATTTCTGGCGTCATGGGGCGTCGGCGTCGGTGTACTGAGTCATTTGTTTCTGGATATGCTGGCCGGCGGCGTGTCGCTGCTTTTCCCCTTTACGATGAAACGGATCACGCTGGCCCGGATCAGGACCGGCGGTCCGCTGGAATGGATGGTGCGTATGCTGATGGCAGGTGCGCTGATCTTGCTGGCCGGAAACGAATTATTAAGATGGAGATAG
- a CDS encoding GntR family transcriptional regulator: protein MENYDVKKEVSDKYSLRGRVFHKIREDILNGRYKGKEELKEVAIGEEMGVSRTPVREAFRQLELEGLIQIVPNKGAYVTGITAKDVKDIYMIRSLLEGLCARWATEHISREQMEEMEENIFLSEFHASKGHREQMAELDNRFHEIMYEACSSKMLEHALKDYHQYVLRVRKKTLSTQTRSTASNAEHRKIMEAIKAGDGDMAEQLANRHMVNAYENIVKNGFMAYYEEEK from the coding sequence GTGGAAAATTATGATGTAAAAAAAGAAGTCTCGGACAAGTATTCTCTGCGGGGACGGGTATTCCATAAAATCCGGGAAGATATTCTGAACGGAAGATATAAAGGAAAAGAAGAGCTGAAGGAGGTCGCCATCGGGGAAGAGATGGGTGTGAGCAGGACGCCGGTGCGGGAGGCGTTCCGGCAGCTTGAACTGGAAGGACTGATTCAGATCGTGCCCAATAAGGGCGCTTATGTGACTGGCATTACGGCGAAGGATGTGAAAGATATTTATATGATCCGTTCCCTGCTGGAGGGACTTTGTGCCAGATGGGCTACGGAGCATATCTCCAGGGAACAGATGGAGGAGATGGAGGAAAATATTTTCCTTTCGGAGTTTCATGCGTCCAAAGGGCACAGGGAGCAGATGGCGGAGCTCGACAACCGTTTTCACGAGATCATGTATGAGGCTTGCAGCAGTAAGATGCTCGAACATGCACTGAAAGACTATCATCAGTATGTGCTGCGGGTGCGGAAAAAGACATTGTCGACACAGACGAGGAGCACAGCTTCCAATGCGGAACACCGGAAGATTATGGAGGCGATCAAGGCAGGCGATGGCGATATGGCAGAGCAGCTTGCCAACAGGCATATGGTCAATGCCTATGAGAATATTGTAAAGAACGGTTTTATGGCCTATTATGAAGAGGAAAAGTAG
- a CDS encoding NADP-dependent isocitrate dehydrogenase, whose amino-acid sequence MEKIQMKTPLVEMDGDEMTRILWKMIKDNLLLPYIDLKTEYYDLGLEYRNETDDQVTMDSALAAKKYGVAVKCATITPNAARVEEYHLKEMWKSPNGTIRAALDGTVFRAPIIVKGIEPCVRNWEKPITLARHAYGDVYKNAEIKVDGPGKAELVFTAGDGTETRRLIHTFSGPGVLQGMHNTEQSIRSFARSCFNYALDIRQDLWFATKDTISKQYDHTFKDIFQEVFESEYQKAFDEAGITYFYTLIDDAVARVMKAKGGFIWACKNYDGDVMSDMVSSAFGSLAMMTSVLVSPDGVYEYEAAHGTVQRHYYKHLAGEETSTNSVATIFAWTGALRKRGELDGIEALCAFADRLEQATIRTIESGRMTKDLALITSLQDVTVLNSEQFIKEIARAMES is encoded by the coding sequence ATGGAAAAAATTCAGATGAAAACACCGCTCGTGGAGATGGACGGAGATGAGATGACAAGAATTCTGTGGAAGATGATCAAAGACAATCTTCTACTTCCTTACATAGATCTGAAGACAGAGTATTATGATCTGGGCCTCGAATACAGAAATGAGACTGACGATCAGGTGACAATGGACAGTGCGCTTGCAGCTAAAAAGTATGGAGTAGCGGTCAAGTGTGCGACAATCACACCGAATGCGGCCCGGGTGGAAGAATATCATCTGAAAGAGATGTGGAAGAGTCCTAACGGTACGATCCGGGCCGCTTTGGACGGGACGGTGTTCCGGGCGCCGATCATTGTAAAGGGGATTGAGCCCTGTGTGCGGAACTGGGAGAAACCAATCACGCTGGCGAGACATGCCTATGGAGATGTCTATAAAAATGCGGAGATCAAAGTGGACGGACCGGGTAAGGCGGAGCTTGTGTTCACTGCCGGGGATGGCACGGAGACGCGCAGGCTGATCCATACGTTTTCCGGGCCTGGGGTATTGCAGGGAATGCACAATACTGAGCAGTCGATCCGCAGCTTTGCAAGGTCATGTTTTAATTATGCGCTTGACATCAGGCAGGATTTGTGGTTTGCCACGAAAGATACGATTTCCAAACAATATGACCATACGTTTAAAGATATTTTTCAGGAAGTGTTTGAAAGCGAGTATCAGAAGGCGTTTGATGAGGCGGGGATTACGTATTTCTATACCTTGATTGACGATGCCGTCGCCAGAGTGATGAAGGCGAAGGGCGGTTTTATCTGGGCGTGCAAGAATTATGACGGCGATGTAATGAGCGACATGGTGTCCTCTGCCTTTGGGTCTCTGGCGATGATGACAAGCGTCCTCGTATCACCGGATGGTGTCTATGAATATGAGGCTGCGCACGGAACGGTGCAGAGACATTATTATAAACATCTGGCAGGGGAGGAGACATCGACCAATTCGGTGGCTACGATCTTTGCCTGGACAGGCGCATTGCGCAAGCGGGGAGAGCTGGACGGAATCGAAGCATTGTGTGCATTTGCCGACAGGCTGGAACAGGCGACTATCCGGACAATCGAAAGTGGACGGATGACGAAGGACTTGGCGTTGATCACATCTCTGCAAGACGTCACTGTATTAAACAGCGAGCAGTTTATCAAAGAGATTGCCAGAGCGATGGAATCATAG
- a CDS encoding helix-turn-helix transcriptional regulator — translation MICDRLKILLDKLNISQRQFAIKINLDPGYFSRIIQGKVNPPDRILLLIENVFNVSKDWLENGQGEMFSNQGVSLAKKQVLESIDSLSDEQVNAVSSFIKYLTESSNSEK, via the coding sequence ATGATTTGTGACAGATTAAAAATCCTTTTGGATAAGCTGAATATTTCTCAACGCCAATTTGCTATAAAAATAAATCTTGACCCTGGTTATTTTTCAAGAATCATACAGGGTAAGGTCAATCCGCCTGATCGGATACTGTTGCTTATTGAAAATGTCTTTAATGTAAGTAAAGATTGGCTGGAAAACGGACAAGGTGAAATGTTTTCTAATCAAGGTGTATCTTTGGCTAAAAAGCAGGTCTTAGAATCTATTGATTCCTTGAGTGATGAACAGGTGAATGCTGTTTCTTCTTTCATTAAATACTTGACTGAAAGCTCCAATTCCGAAAAATGA
- a CDS encoding helix-turn-helix transcriptional regulator — MNIGNRIKMLRTENNMTQKELSSKLGLTPKMVSFYETSQRMPPIDIILKLVTIFDVSSDYLLGLTNTNLYESNNITALSEMPDGAQILLETYKELIPQNQRTLLHTALSMLENQTNSKILKNVK, encoded by the coding sequence ATGAATATTGGCAATCGTATCAAAATGCTACGCACCGAAAATAATATGACGCAAAAAGAATTATCCTCTAAATTGGGGCTAACTCCTAAAATGGTTTCCTTTTATGAAACCTCTCAACGTATGCCGCCTATTGATATAATTTTAAAACTAGTAACAATATTCGATGTATCTTCAGATTATTTATTAGGATTAACAAATACAAATTTATATGAATCTAACAATATAACCGCTCTATCAGAAATGCCAGACGGTGCACAAATTTTACTTGAAACATATAAAGAGCTTATTCCTCAAAATCAACGTACCTTACTTCACACAGCACTTTCTATGCTTGAAAATCAAACGAATTCTAAAATATTAAAAAATGTAAAATAA
- a CDS encoding helix-turn-helix transcriptional regulator: MNQCDRIRQILKENKLKQKEFASVIGVTESYISKLLKDPDIRLSQSLAVLIEEKYGYNAEWVLNGTEPKLKQISKNKSLSEIHQKALAQLEKMNDEQVKAVLAFINSLDELEKSLQAAPHNSEK; the protein is encoded by the coding sequence ATGAACCAATGTGATAGGATAAGACAAATACTGAAAGAAAATAAATTAAAGCAAAAAGAGTTTGCTTCTGTTATTGGTGTAACCGAGAGTTACATATCCAAACTCCTTAAAGATCCCGATATTCGGTTATCTCAATCTCTTGCCGTTTTGATTGAAGAAAAATATGGATATAATGCTGAATGGGTTCTTAATGGAACTGAACCTAAGCTAAAGCAAATCAGCAAAAATAAATCGTTGTCCGAAATTCATCAGAAGGCGCTTGCACAACTGGAAAAAATGAATGATGAACAGGTCAAAGCTGTTTTGGCTTTTATTAACTCCTTAGATGAATTGGAAAAGTCGCTCCAAGCAGCTCCACACAATTCTGAAAAATGA
- a CDS encoding ParA family protein: MMSDTCKVIATINQKGGVGKTTTTLHMGIGLADMGYSVLLIDTDPQGNLAKSLGYDPDDLEVTIADIYGRIIREEELRPDDGILFSDEGVHIMPANLNLCPMEMTLMSAMSREHILKSYIDILTDRYDYILIDCPPSLGLLTLNDLTAADEVIITVEPENLSAVGMQQLFRSIGMVRKKLNKALQIRGILFTKVDARTKEHRNIMREVKETYQPAIRVFDTWIPRNICIAEASGKGKSIYAHRGKSAGACAYRDFTKEVLA; the protein is encoded by the coding sequence ATGATGAGTGATACATGCAAAGTTATCGCGACGATAAACCAGAAAGGCGGCGTCGGTAAGACGACGACAACGCTGCATATGGGGATAGGGCTTGCGGATATGGGATACAGCGTGCTGTTGATCGATACGGACCCGCAGGGGAATCTGGCGAAATCACTGGGGTATGATCCGGACGACCTGGAAGTGACGATCGCTGACATCTATGGCAGGATCATCCGGGAAGAAGAGTTGCGTCCGGATGACGGTATTCTGTTCAGTGACGAGGGCGTACATATCATGCCGGCGAACCTCAATCTGTGTCCGATGGAGATGACGCTGATGTCCGCCATGAGCAGGGAACATATCCTGAAGAGTTATATTGACATACTGACAGACCGGTATGATTATATTCTGATCGACTGTCCGCCTTCTCTGGGGCTGCTTACGTTAAATGACCTGACTGCGGCCGATGAAGTCATTATCACGGTGGAGCCGGAGAATCTGTCCGCGGTGGGAATGCAGCAGCTCTTCCGGAGTATTGGCATGGTGCGGAAGAAACTGAACAAAGCACTGCAGATCAGGGGAATCTTATTTACGAAAGTGGATGCCAGGACAAAGGAGCACAGAAACATTATGAGGGAAGTAAAAGAGACGTATCAGCCCGCGATACGGGTATTTGATACCTGGATACCGAGAAATATCTGCATTGCGGAAGCGTCGGGAAAGGGAAAGAGCATTTATGCGCACCGCGGGAAATCTGCCGGCGCCTGCGCGTACAGAGACTTTACAAAGGAGGTACTGGCATGA